In Bacillus thuringiensis, the DNA window CTTAATAGCCAAGGAATTGGATCAAAAACAGCATTTTATTACTGGCCTAACGCAATGATTCGTGAATATGTCGCAATTGTCGTTATGGGACGTAAGCGCCATATGAAAATATGTGGAACTATTTTAGGCTTTGCTGTATTCCTAACAGTCCTTAGTTTTATTCTTTCTTAACATTCTCCCATCCTTCCATAAGGATGGGATTTCTTATACTCATTTCAAAAATATTTTAAAGATAATATGGTGATAATATTCCCTGCATACATCCATTAAAGGAGAATTTTTTCAGATTAAATGTTAAAATGGAAGTTAGGTGTGAATTACGTAACAAATAAGAAACTAGTTTGAAACGAGGAAATTACATGGAGAAAATTATCAAAAACAAGCCCAATAAGCTAAAAATCGCTTCAAAAGCTTTGATGATTATTATTGGGGCATTTATCACAGCGTACGGATTAGAAGCAGTATTAATTCCAAATAACGTATCAGACGGTGGTGTGACTGGTTTAAGTATCGTTAGTTCAAGATTATTTGGATTACCATTAGGAGCTCTAATCGCAGTTATTAACATTCCTTTCGTTTGGTTAGGATATAAGCAAATCGGTAAAAGCTTTGCGATTTATTCCATTATCGGGATTGCTTCATTAGCAATAGGTACCGTTGTCATGCACGGAATACCAGCTATTATTGAAGGCGATACATTATTAGTTACAGTTGTTGGTGGTATTATTATCGGGTTTGGTATGGGACTAGCATTACGTAACGGTGGGGCATTAGATGGAATCGATATGCTAGCTGTATTGCTTTCTCGTAAGTTACCATTTGGAACGAGTGACCTTATTTTATTCTTAAACATGTTCGTATTTATTTTCGTATCAACAGTATTCGGCCTTCAAGGAGCTATCCTTTCGGCAATTGCTTACTTTATTGCTTCGAAAGTGATTCATATCGTTGAAGTTGGTTTAAGTGGTTCGAAAGCATTTAAAATCATTACAAAAGAGCCTGAATTAATGGTAGAAACAATTCGCGATCGTTTAGGCCGAAGTGCAACATATAACGAAGTATACGGTGGTTATTCAAGAGAGAAATTTAAAGAAATTTCTTGTGTAATTAACCGTTTAGAAGAAAGTAAAATGAAAGAACTTATTAATGAAATCGATCCAAATGCCTTTATTACAGTTTATGATGTAGCAGAAGTAAAAGGCGGTAACTTTAAGAAACGTGATATTCATTAATCATTATAAAAAAGAGGGTGCGCCAACAATTTGGCACACCCTCTTTTTATTATTACGTTGCGGTCGTTGTCAGTTTCTGTCGGTAAATCGATATGTTTCAGTAATCGCCGATATAATTTTACTTCCCCCATCTTCCTCCTCTCTTAATCCATGCTACGTATTTTTGAAAGGCGGGCACTTCATATTGAAAGCAGAGCGGAACATACAGAAAAAGAGTATATGTACATAGTATCCATAGAATACCTACTACAAAATGAAATTACATCGTTGCGCTAATAAATAAACTGAGAAATAAGACGAGGAACATAATTAAACTAAACCTTTTATATATAGTCATAATAATCTCCTCCTTATAACTTAATTCCAGCTACAAGGAATTAATTTCCATAATAAAAAAAGACCGAAAAGCAAATTCTACTTTTCGGTCTCTATCACTACCTTCTTTTCGTAATCTTTCCTGAACCACCAACCCTCGTTTTTGGGGGAGATGTATTCTTTGGCGGCGTTTTAATAGATGATTTCGGCTTCACATCTGAGCCGCTCGAGCCACCTGGTGTTTTCGTAATTTTCCCTTTGCTTCCGGTAGAAGGTGGAGGCGTCGTATTACTTCCTTTTTCCGTAATACTTCCCTTATCACCTACTGATGATTTCGGATCTACATTATCTCCTCGCTTAATGATAGATCCTTTCCCTTCCTTCGTAATTGGAGGCGGGGTTTTCTTTTCTTCTTTCGTAGGTGGTCTCTCTGGAATAACTGGTTTATGATTTTGTCTGTCATTATATCCTCGGTAATCACCGGATGATGATTTTCGTGAACCGAATATATCGTTTAATATACTTCCCATAATATACCCTTGCAGGAAGGATGGTTGGTAATTTTGACGGACGAATTCTTCATTACTCACTTCAATTAACGTATCAGATGGTTTCTCTTTATCCTTTTGCAAATTATACATTTTATCAGAATAAACGAGGAACATTTGATTTTCGTCTTCTTTAGATGCTTGCTTCGGTTTCCTTTCGGCTATAAGTTCCTTCGCGACTTCAGGAACTGACCGATTGGCGGCCCTATACACGTAAGATTCTTG includes these proteins:
- a CDS encoding DUF4247 domain-containing protein, which codes for MSNRLFTMIKSFVIPILAIVTLLVIAGYALSGCQSGQAKSIQDRYPLESVAKEGKQESYVYRAANRSVPEVAKELIAERKPKQASKEDENQMFLVYSDKMYNLQKDKEKPSDTLIEVSNEEFVRQNYQPSFLQGYIMGSILNDIFGSRKSSSGDYRGYNDRQNHKPVIPERPPTKEEKKTPPPITKEGKGSIIKRGDNVDPKSSVGDKGSITEKGSNTTPPPSTGSKGKITKTPGGSSGSDVKPKSSIKTPPKNTSPPKTRVGGSGKITKRR
- a CDS encoding YitT family protein — its product is MEKIIKNKPNKLKIASKALMIIIGAFITAYGLEAVLIPNNVSDGGVTGLSIVSSRLFGLPLGALIAVINIPFVWLGYKQIGKSFAIYSIIGIASLAIGTVVMHGIPAIIEGDTLLVTVVGGIIIGFGMGLALRNGGALDGIDMLAVLLSRKLPFGTSDLILFLNMFVFIFVSTVFGLQGAILSAIAYFIASKVIHIVEVGLSGSKAFKIITKEPELMVETIRDRLGRSATYNEVYGGYSREKFKEISCVINRLEESKMKELINEIDPNAFITVYDVAEVKGGNFKKRDIH